One genomic window of Candidatus Caldatribacterium sp. includes the following:
- a CDS encoding type II secretion system protein, with amino-acid sequence MRKKKNQGFTLVELIVVVAILGFLLSIAIPRYLTARTTAAQAATKANLHQLASSMELYMTENPGVGSTYPAQASGGSGSNDDAVEWLQAYIPKAPVPPGGKNYKYQAFQKTSPNDTYAIWDPNPYGGKYFAAGPGGAIGEGASIKEAVNNATGLNETDDPTGEDLIW; translated from the coding sequence GTGAGGAAAAAGAAAAACCAAGGTTTTACCCTGGTTGAGCTCATCGTGGTCGTGGCGATTCTGGGGTTCCTGCTCTCTATTGCCATTCCGAGGTATCTCACCGCCCGAACCACTGCCGCTCAGGCGGCCACAAAGGCCAACCTCCACCAGCTCGCAAGCTCCATGGAGCTTTATATGACGGAGAATCCGGGTGTAGGGAGTACGTATCCTGCACAGGCCAGTGGTGGTAGTGGGAGTAATGATGATGCTGTAGAATGGCTTCAGGCCTACATCCCCAAGGCTCCGGTTCCACCTGGAGGGAAGAATTACAAATACCAAGCATTCCAGAAAACCTCTCCTAATGATACCTACGCCATCTGGGATCCCAATCCCTATGGTGGTAAGTATTTTGCCGCCGGTCCCGGAGGGGCAATCGGGGAGGGAGCGAGTATAAAGGAAGCCGTAAATAATGCAACCGGATTAAACGAGACTGATGACCCCACTGGCGAGGATCTTATCTGGTAA
- a CDS encoding prepilin peptidase, with protein MTLLELSFLALLLAVSLYDLRHYAIPDSLVLCLFGVGVAKVFLERSVLSPLLGASFLFGLFLFLHLLFPQGMGFGDVKLAGSIGLFLGFRLSVVAFLLAFFSGSIVGLFLVLLRKKTLKDPLPFGPFLSFGAIVSLFFGEEIIAWYLNLWAW; from the coding sequence ATGACTCTCCTTGAGCTCTCTTTTCTTGCTCTCCTTCTTGCCGTTTCCCTCTACGACCTCCGGCACTACGCCATTCCCGATTCCCTGGTTCTTTGCCTTTTTGGGGTGGGGGTGGCCAAGGTTTTTCTTGAGCGGAGTGTTCTCTCGCCTCTCCTTGGAGCCTCCTTCCTCTTCGGCCTTTTCCTTTTCCTCCACCTCCTTTTCCCCCAGGGCATGGGTTTTGGGGATGTGAAGCTTGCTGGAAGCATCGGGCTTTTTCTGGGCTTTCGGCTCAGCGTGGTTGCCTTTCTTTTAGCGTTCTTTTCAGGAAGCATTGTGGGGCTTTTCCTCGTTCTCCTTCGAAAAAAAACCCTCAAGGACCCTCTGCCTTTCGGTCCCTTCCTTTCTTTTGGAGCCATAGTGAGCCTCTTTTTCGGGGAGGAAATCATTGCATGGTACCTGAATCTCTGGGCATGGTGA